A genomic segment from Actinomadura hallensis encodes:
- a CDS encoding IS30 family transposase has translation MLTLQDREEISRGVAEGLKGKTIAERIGRCPSVVSREIARHGGREAYRAARAERTAQRARRRPKTRRIDADAYLRLVVVELLKQGWSPQQVAGRLPIDHPADQHVRVSHEAIYGWIYALPKGELGRQCLQLRSGRTRRRPAHGRAPRAPRIRGIRWIDERPADAADRRVPGHWEGDLVVGKDGKTAVATLVERMSRFVVLVPLAGRDAATVSEAVIDHVAGLPEVVRRSLTWDCGSEMAEHAAITLKADLPVYFAHPHSPWERGTNENTNRWLREYFPKGTTITNDPDYLQAVADELNNRPRAIFGFKKPKEVFAELLTTGVASTG, from the coding sequence ATGCTGACATTGCAGGATCGGGAGGAGATCTCCCGGGGAGTCGCCGAGGGACTCAAGGGCAAGACCATCGCTGAACGGATCGGGCGCTGCCCGAGCGTGGTCTCGCGCGAGATCGCCCGGCACGGCGGCCGGGAGGCCTACCGCGCGGCGCGGGCCGAGCGGACGGCGCAGCGGGCGCGGCGGCGTCCCAAGACCCGCCGGATCGACGCCGACGCGTACCTGCGGCTGGTGGTGGTCGAGCTGCTCAAGCAGGGCTGGTCGCCACAGCAGGTGGCCGGGCGGTTGCCGATCGACCATCCTGCCGACCAGCATGTGAGGGTGTCTCACGAGGCGATCTACGGCTGGATCTACGCACTGCCCAAGGGCGAGCTGGGCCGCCAGTGCCTGCAACTGCGCTCGGGCCGCACCCGTCGCCGGCCCGCGCACGGCCGCGCACCCCGGGCGCCGCGGATCCGCGGGATCCGGTGGATCGACGAGCGGCCCGCCGACGCCGCCGACCGGCGGGTCCCCGGGCACTGGGAGGGGGACCTCGTCGTGGGCAAGGACGGCAAGACCGCGGTGGCCACGCTGGTGGAGCGCATGTCGCGGTTCGTGGTCCTGGTGCCGCTGGCCGGGCGGGACGCCGCCACAGTGTCCGAGGCCGTCATCGACCACGTCGCGGGCCTGCCGGAGGTGGTGCGCCGGTCGCTGACCTGGGACTGCGGGTCGGAGATGGCCGAACACGCCGCGATCACCCTCAAGGCGGACCTGCCGGTGTACTTCGCCCATCCGCACTCTCCCTGGGAGCGCGGCACCAACGAGAACACCAACCGGTGGCTGCGGGAGTATTTCCCCAAAGGCACCACGATCACCAATGACCCGGACTATCTGCAGGCCGTCGCCGACGAGCTCAACAACCGTCCCCGCGCTATCTTCGGGTTCAAGAAGCCCAAGGAAGTGTTCGCCGAGCTACTGACCACCGGAGTTGCTTCCACCGGTTGA
- a CDS encoding carbohydrate-binding module family 20 domain-containing protein: MQPARTPRRLSRRTPPPDARPPRPQSPHAQSPHAGSPRARSRGALAPLAAGVLVLGGLAPAALSGDAGAATSAAPAAKAALNSSDVTANLWEWNWRSVARACTDHLGPAGYGAVQVAPPAESVSLADSSEGPHPWWEVYQPVSYGLTSRLGTRAEFAAMVTACHNAGVRVYVDAVINHMAGHNNTVNTTYGGATFDPAGFSYPAVPYGYDDFHHPGDGYCDDEDGAIDDWDDKAEVQNCDFVSLSDLKTQSGYVRGKIAGYLNDLIGLGVDGFRIDAAKHIDQGDFAAVKGALNPTVAEGKPPYIAQEVFPGASNPDLKPAAFTSNGDVLGFAYAMGLKTQFQNGTLANLSGIPSWSLDADGSRTHAMVTNHDTERDGITLSYKDGDAYTLANYFLLAYPYGKPSVFDGFTWSSKGQSPPADSRGLVTDTDCSAGWQCLTLSTGVKGMVGWRNATASAPEVSDFTATARDVIGFRRGSRGWIGLNASSAPSTATYATGLADGVYCDVITGGTGAGPGGCAGTAVTVSGGAATVTIPARGAVAIHADARSGPAGPPATVADTFNVRATTTWGTSVHLVGNVPELGSWDPAKAVRLAPANYPVWSGTVTLPTGTRVEYKYLKKTDAGAVTWESGANRGYTTGTSPRTADDTWR; the protein is encoded by the coding sequence ATGCAACCCGCAAGAACCCCCCGCCGCCTGTCCCGCCGCACCCCGCCCCCGGACGCCCGGCCGCCCCGCCCTCAGTCCCCGCACGCTCAGTCCCCGCATGCCGGGTCCCCGCGTGCCCGGTCCCGCGGGGCTCTGGCCCCGCTCGCCGCGGGCGTGCTCGTCCTCGGCGGGCTGGCTCCCGCCGCGCTCTCCGGCGACGCCGGCGCCGCCACTTCCGCCGCCCCCGCGGCCAAGGCGGCGCTGAACTCCAGCGACGTCACCGCCAACCTGTGGGAATGGAACTGGCGCTCCGTCGCCCGCGCGTGCACCGACCATCTCGGGCCCGCCGGGTACGGGGCGGTGCAGGTCGCGCCGCCCGCCGAGTCGGTCAGCCTCGCGGACAGCAGCGAGGGCCCCCACCCGTGGTGGGAGGTGTACCAGCCCGTCTCCTACGGCCTGACCAGCAGGCTCGGCACGCGGGCCGAGTTCGCGGCCATGGTGACGGCCTGCCACAACGCCGGTGTCCGCGTCTACGTGGACGCCGTCATCAATCACATGGCGGGCCACAACAACACGGTCAACACCACGTACGGGGGCGCGACGTTCGACCCGGCCGGGTTCTCCTACCCGGCCGTCCCGTACGGGTACGACGACTTCCACCATCCCGGCGACGGCTACTGCGACGACGAGGACGGAGCCATCGACGACTGGGACGACAAGGCCGAGGTACAGAACTGCGACTTCGTGTCGCTGTCGGATCTCAAGACGCAGTCGGGGTACGTCCGGGGGAAGATCGCCGGATACCTCAACGACCTGATCGGACTCGGTGTCGACGGGTTCCGCATCGACGCCGCCAAGCACATCGACCAAGGCGACTTCGCGGCCGTCAAGGGAGCGCTCAACCCCACGGTCGCCGAGGGGAAACCGCCCTACATCGCCCAGGAGGTCTTCCCCGGAGCGTCCAACCCCGACCTGAAACCGGCCGCGTTCACCTCGAACGGCGACGTGCTCGGCTTCGCCTACGCGATGGGCCTCAAGACCCAGTTCCAGAACGGCACGCTGGCGAACCTGTCGGGCATCCCGTCCTGGTCGCTGGACGCGGACGGCTCCCGGACGCACGCCATGGTCACCAACCACGACACCGAACGCGACGGCATCACGCTCAGCTACAAGGACGGCGACGCCTACACGCTCGCCAACTACTTCCTGCTCGCCTACCCCTACGGGAAGCCGTCCGTCTTCGACGGGTTCACCTGGTCGTCCAAGGGGCAGTCGCCGCCCGCCGACTCCCGCGGTCTCGTCACCGACACGGACTGCTCCGCGGGCTGGCAGTGCCTCACCCTGTCGACCGGGGTCAAGGGCATGGTCGGCTGGCGCAACGCGACCGCGTCCGCCCCGGAGGTCTCCGACTTCACGGCGACGGCGCGCGACGTCATCGGCTTCCGCCGCGGCTCACGCGGCTGGATCGGGCTCAACGCCTCGTCCGCCCCGTCCACCGCGACCTACGCCACCGGACTCGCGGACGGCGTCTACTGCGACGTCATCACCGGCGGGACCGGCGCGGGGCCCGGCGGGTGCGCGGGCACGGCCGTCACCGTCTCCGGCGGCGCCGCGACCGTGACGATCCCCGCCCGCGGCGCCGTCGCGATCCACGCGGACGCCAGGTCCGGGCCGGCCGGCCCACCGGCGACCGTCGCGGACACGTTCAACGTCCGCGCCACCACGACCTGGGGGACGAGCGTCCACCTCGTCGGGAACGTCCCGGAGCTGGGCTCCTGGGACCCCGCCAAGGCCGTCAGGCTCGCCCCCGCGAACTACCCCGTCTGGAGCGGCACGGTGACGCTGCCCACCGGCACCCGCGTCGAGTACAAGTACCTCAAGAAGACCGACGCGGGCGCCGTGACCTGGGAGAGCGGCGCGAACCGCGGCTACACCACGGGGACGTCGCCCCGCACCGCCGACGACACCTGGAGATAG
- a CDS encoding DoxX family protein, protein MAVDAAGADIASLVLRVSVGGTLIAHGWNHAFGGGRIEGTAGWFESLGLRPGRLHALMATATEIGAGLLLLLGLLTPLAAAGAVGTMAVAFVIAHLRNGFFIFRPGQGYEYVLMIIMVACALGALGGGAVSLDRALGISGELSGWTGLAITALAGGLGAALLLAVFWRPGRKPAETG, encoded by the coding sequence ATGGCTGTTGACGCGGCGGGAGCCGATATCGCGTCCCTCGTTCTGCGGGTCTCGGTCGGCGGCACGCTGATCGCGCACGGCTGGAACCACGCGTTCGGCGGAGGGAGGATCGAGGGCACCGCGGGCTGGTTCGAGTCGCTGGGGCTGCGCCCGGGCAGGCTGCACGCGCTGATGGCGACCGCCACCGAGATCGGGGCGGGCCTCCTGCTGCTGCTCGGACTGCTCACTCCGCTGGCCGCCGCGGGGGCGGTCGGGACGATGGCGGTGGCGTTCGTCATCGCCCACCTGCGCAACGGGTTCTTCATCTTCCGCCCCGGGCAGGGCTACGAGTACGTCCTCATGATCATCATGGTGGCGTGCGCGCTCGGCGCGCTCGGCGGCGGCGCGGTCTCCCTCGACCGGGCGCTCGGGATCTCCGGCGAGCTGTCCGGCTGGACGGGCCTCGCGATCACGGCGCTCGCCGGCGGCCTCGGCGCCGCGCTCCTCCTGGCCGTCTTCTGGCGTCCCGGCAGGAAGCCGGCCGAGACCGGATGA
- a CDS encoding 4Fe-4S dicluster domain-containing protein: MGFFTDTSVCIGCKACEVACKEWNGVPEDGLDFTGMSYDNTQGLGADTWRHVAFIEQDKPIGNAESGIDHAGAPGNGATDMRWLMASDVCKHCTHAACLDVCPTGSLFRTEFGTVVVQEDICNGCGYCIPACPYGVIDQRKGDGRAWKCTLCYDRIGAGREPACAKACPTDSIQYGPLDELRERAALRVEQLHDLGVEDARLYGHDPNDGVGGDGAFFLLLDEPEVYGLPPDPVVTTRDLPSIWKHTGLAAAVLLGGITAAFAAHGRSGGRR, translated from the coding sequence ATGGGCTTCTTCACCGACACGTCCGTGTGCATCGGCTGCAAGGCGTGCGAGGTGGCCTGCAAGGAGTGGAACGGCGTCCCCGAGGACGGCCTCGACTTCACCGGCATGTCCTACGACAACACGCAGGGACTCGGCGCCGACACCTGGCGCCACGTCGCGTTCATCGAGCAGGACAAGCCGATCGGCAACGCCGAGTCGGGTATCGACCACGCCGGCGCCCCCGGGAACGGCGCCACGGACATGCGCTGGCTCATGGCCTCCGACGTGTGCAAGCACTGCACGCACGCCGCCTGCCTGGACGTCTGCCCGACCGGCTCGCTGTTCCGCACCGAGTTCGGCACCGTCGTCGTGCAGGAGGACATCTGCAACGGGTGCGGCTACTGCATCCCGGCCTGTCCGTACGGCGTGATCGACCAGCGCAAGGGCGACGGCCGGGCGTGGAAGTGCACGCTGTGCTACGACCGGATCGGCGCCGGGCGCGAGCCGGCGTGCGCGAAGGCGTGCCCGACCGACTCGATCCAGTACGGCCCGCTCGACGAGCTGCGCGAACGCGCCGCGCTGCGCGTCGAGCAGCTCCACGACCTCGGCGTCGAGGACGCGCGCCTCTACGGCCACGACCCGAACGACGGCGTCGGCGGCGACGGCGCGTTCTTCCTGCTGCTGGACGAGCCGGAGGTGTACGGGCTGCCGCCCGACCCGGTCGTCACCACCCGCGACCTGCCGTCGATCTGGAAGCACACGGGCCTGGCGGCGGCCGTCCTCCTCGGCGGAATCACCGCCGCCTTCGCCGCCCACGGCCGCAGCGGAGGCCGGCGATGA
- the nrfD gene encoding NrfD/PsrC family molybdoenzyme membrane anchor subunit, translated as MSEMSEGNESRVTREGVQGERPDREARIGEGLARRDGGRRGRRAEKAMVPEAEFSSSYYGLPILNPPVWKSLDIAGYFFLGGVAGAGSVLAAGAQLTGRPAVARALKISSLAAIAGSTAALIDDLGRPARFVNMLRVMKLTSPMSMGSWLLAAYGPAAGAAAVLDVTGLFPRLGGAATAGAAALGPLVATYTAALAADTAVPAWHDVHRELPMVFAGSATAAASGAALLACPVRETAPMRTTAVLGAALELAAAKWMEHRAGLVAEPYRKGKGGRFVRAGEILSVAGATGGALFGGRSRAAAALSGAALLAGSACTRFGVFHAGVQSAKDPKYTVVPQRERLAAAAEPSAKQSAL; from the coding sequence ATGAGCGAGATGAGCGAGGGAAACGAATCGCGCGTCACCAGGGAGGGCGTGCAGGGGGAACGGCCCGACCGCGAGGCCCGGATCGGCGAGGGACTGGCCCGCCGGGACGGGGGGCGCCGCGGCCGCCGGGCCGAGAAGGCGATGGTCCCGGAGGCGGAGTTCTCCTCCTCCTACTACGGCCTGCCCATCCTGAACCCGCCCGTCTGGAAGAGCCTGGACATCGCCGGGTACTTCTTCCTCGGCGGGGTGGCGGGAGCCGGGTCGGTGCTGGCCGCCGGGGCGCAGCTCACCGGGCGGCCCGCCGTCGCGCGGGCGCTGAAGATCTCCTCGCTGGCGGCCATCGCCGGGTCCACCGCCGCGCTGATCGACGACCTCGGGCGCCCCGCCCGCTTCGTCAACATGCTCCGCGTCATGAAGCTCACCTCCCCGATGAGCATGGGCTCCTGGCTGCTCGCCGCCTACGGCCCCGCCGCGGGCGCGGCGGCCGTCCTCGACGTGACCGGGCTGTTCCCGCGTCTCGGCGGGGCGGCGACGGCCGGCGCCGCCGCGCTCGGCCCGCTCGTCGCCACCTACACCGCGGCGCTGGCCGCCGACACCGCGGTGCCCGCGTGGCACGACGTCCACCGTGAGCTGCCCATGGTGTTCGCGGGCTCGGCCACCGCCGCGGCGTCCGGGGCGGCGCTGCTCGCCTGCCCCGTCCGCGAGACGGCCCCGATGCGCACCACGGCGGTGCTCGGCGCCGCGCTGGAGCTGGCGGCGGCGAAGTGGATGGAGCATCGAGCCGGCCTGGTCGCCGAGCCGTACCGGAAGGGCAAGGGCGGCCGGTTCGTGCGCGCGGGCGAGATCCTGTCGGTCGCGGGCGCCACCGGGGGCGCCCTGTTCGGCGGGCGCAGCCGCGCGGCGGCGGCGCTCAGCGGGGCGGCGCTCCTGGCGGGCTCGGCCTGCACCCGCTTCGGCGTCTTCCACGCCGGCGTCCAGTCGGCGAAGGACCCCAAGTACACGGTGGTCCCGCAGCGCGAGCGCCTCGCCGCGGCCGCGGAGCCGAGCGCGAAACAGTCGGCCCTGTGA